From Micromonospora auratinigra:
CCTCGAACGCGGCCAGGGCGTCGATGTGGGTGGTCCCGATGATCGGGTCGCCGCCGATGCCGACGCAGGTCGAGAAGCCGATGTCGCGCAGCTCGTACATCATCTGGTAGGTCAGCGTGCCGCTCTTGCTGACCAGGCCGATCCGGCCGGAGCCGGTGATGTCGGCCGGGATGATGCCGGCGTTGGAGGCGCCCGGCGAGGCGATGCCCGGGCAGTTCGGGCCGATGATCCGGGTCCGCTCGCCCTTGGCCACGTTGTACGCCCAGAACGCGGCGGTGTCGTGCACCGGCACGCCCTCGGTGATCACCACGGCCAGGTCGATGCCGGCGTCGATCGCCTCGACGACCGCGCCCTTGGTGAACTGCGGCGGCACGAAAATGACCGTGACGTCCGCCCCGGTCTCCTTCATCGCGTCCGCGACGGAGGCGAAGACCGGCAGCTCGGTGCCGTCGAAGTCGACCGTGGTGCCGGCCTTGCGCGGGTTCACGCCGCCGACCACGTTGGTGCCGGCGGCGAGCATCCGCCGGGTGTGCTTGGAACCCTCGGAACCGGTCATCCCCTGCACGATGACCTTGGAGTCCTTGGTCAGCCAGATAGCCATTGTCAGACCCCCGCAGCTGCCAGCTCGGCGGCCCGCTCGGCCGCGCCGTCCATGGTGTCGACCCGCTGGATCAGCGGGTTGTTCGCGTCGTCGAGGATCGCCCGACCGGCCTCGGCGTTGTTGCCGTCAAGC
This genomic window contains:
- the sucD gene encoding succinate--CoA ligase subunit alpha, whose product is MAIWLTKDSKVIVQGMTGSEGSKHTRRMLAAGTNVVGGVNPRKAGTTVDFDGTELPVFASVADAMKETGADVTVIFVPPQFTKGAVVEAIDAGIDLAVVITEGVPVHDTAAFWAYNVAKGERTRIIGPNCPGIASPGASNAGIIPADITGSGRIGLVSKSGTLTYQMMYELRDIGFSTCVGIGGDPIIGTTHIDALAAFEADPETDAIVMIGEIGGDAEERAAEFIKANVTKPVVGYIAGFTAPPGKTMGHAGAIISGSAGTADAKKEALEAVGVKVGKTPTETAKLMREIMSNR